The Desulfomicrobium orale DSM 12838 genome includes a window with the following:
- the folD gene encoding bifunctional methylenetetrahydrofolate dehydrogenase/methenyltetrahydrofolate cyclohydrolase FolD, giving the protein MLIIDGKKTAADIRRELHDRVAALSARHGRPPGLAVILVGDDPASQVYVRNKEKACAETGIVSRGIRLSAGVSQHELEAAILELNADPAIDGILLQLPLPRGLDSQCCLNLIDPAKDVDGFHPVNMGRLALGLPGPRPCTPAGVMVLLERHGIGVAGKKAVVVGRSNIVGKPLALMLLHANATVTVCHSRTAGLAGEVRSAELVFAAVGRPGFITADMVRPGAVVVDVGINRTDTGLAGDCDFEGLKGVASAMTPVPGGVGPMTIAQLLTNTVDVWLARTLKD; this is encoded by the coding sequence ATGCTCATCATCGACGGCAAAAAAACAGCGGCGGACATCCGCCGGGAACTGCATGACCGGGTCGCGGCTCTCTCCGCACGGCATGGCCGCCCCCCCGGCCTGGCGGTCATTCTGGTGGGAGACGATCCGGCCTCCCAGGTCTACGTCCGCAACAAGGAAAAAGCCTGCGCCGAAACGGGCATCGTCTCCAGAGGCATCCGGCTGTCCGCCGGAGTTTCCCAGCACGAACTGGAGGCGGCCATTCTGGAATTGAACGCCGACCCGGCCATCGACGGCATTCTCCTGCAACTGCCGCTGCCCCGGGGGCTGGACAGCCAGTGCTGCCTGAATCTCATCGACCCGGCCAAGGACGTGGACGGCTTTCATCCGGTCAACATGGGCCGCCTCGCCCTGGGGCTGCCCGGCCCGCGCCCGTGCACCCCGGCCGGAGTCATGGTACTTCTGGAGCGTCACGGCATCGGCGTGGCCGGAAAAAAGGCGGTGGTCGTCGGACGCAGCAACATCGTCGGCAAGCCTCTGGCCCTCATGCTCCTGCACGCCAACGCCACCGTGACCGTCTGCCATTCCCGCACCGCCGGGCTGGCCGGGGAAGTCCGTTCGGCGGAGCTGGTCTTCGCGGCGGTGGGGCGCCCCGGATTCATCACCGCGGACATGGTCAGGCCGGGGGCGGTGGTGGTGGATGTCGGCATCAACAGGACAGACACCGGCCTGGCCGGAGACTGTGATTTTGAGGGACTGAAAGGCGTGGCTTCAGCCATGACGCCCGTTCCCGGCGGGGTGGGCCCCATGACCATCGCCCAGCTTCTGACCAATACGGTGGACGTCTGGCTTGCACGCACCCTGAAGGACTGA
- a CDS encoding PAS domain S-box protein, whose translation MSETIDGGQPDLRTAYRHLAGYFPGGAVILHEGRVVLANEAFARRTGLALAAVEGQPLAGLAVSEDRERVARSCTEALSAAEGSVGFSMARTGGRMELTLIRIGQGPEAVLLGVAADGRIRDIESGVGEMCHSLSTQLMHVANAKDGIVEELETLRSLAAETDLARNTVWADIQSSLDTYCNGLDHAYRSITAAMRTFNALFASIAKGHPDI comes from the coding sequence GTGAGCGAAACCATTGACGGCGGACAGCCGGATCTGCGGACGGCATACCGGCATCTTGCCGGATATTTTCCCGGCGGAGCCGTTATTCTGCACGAAGGCCGCGTGGTCCTTGCCAACGAGGCATTTGCCCGGAGGACAGGTCTTGCGCTTGCGGCGGTCGAGGGCCAGCCGCTGGCCGGTCTGGCCGTGTCCGAAGACCGGGAACGGGTCGCCCGCTCCTGTACGGAGGCTCTTTCCGCGGCGGAAGGCTCGGTCGGGTTTTCCATGGCCCGGACAGGCGGCAGGATGGAACTGACGCTGATCCGTATCGGGCAGGGGCCGGAAGCCGTTCTGCTGGGAGTGGCTGCCGACGGACGAATCCGCGATATCGAAAGTGGCGTCGGCGAGATGTGTCACTCGCTGAGCACGCAGCTCATGCACGTTGCCAATGCCAAGGACGGCATCGTGGAAGAGCTGGAAACCCTGCGGTCTCTGGCGGCCGAAACGGACCTGGCCCGGAATACTGTCTGGGCGGACATCCAGTCATCTCTGGATACGTACTGCAATGGCCTGGATCACGCCTATCGCAGCATCACGGCCGCAATGAGGACGTTCAACGCCCTGTTCGCGTCCATCGCGAAGGGGCATCCGGACATCTGA
- a CDS encoding DUF6630 family protein: MEDTQKKAVEKLVHALTPPGEDPAETISAIDRGWENAEDGALWLLNDITDWELTYFVDWKDTESFVECLSGIAKRWGATLTFGVDDPLDEDFLDETEVPELMIRAHGELLPQGLLLWNWDTEGDAYGGWITRPESESAVLEAGEALGAEIRTGDQPF, encoded by the coding sequence ATGGAAGATACGCAGAAGAAAGCCGTGGAGAAACTGGTCCACGCCTTGACCCCGCCCGGCGAAGACCCGGCGGAGACGATTTCGGCGATCGACCGGGGATGGGAAAACGCCGAAGACGGCGCGCTGTGGCTCCTGAATGACATCACCGACTGGGAGCTGACCTACTTTGTGGACTGGAAGGACACGGAATCCTTTGTGGAGTGCCTTTCCGGCATCGCGAAGCGCTGGGGTGCGACACTGACATTCGGGGTGGACGACCCTCTTGATGAAGATTTTCTCGATGAAACGGAAGTGCCGGAGCTGATGATCCGGGCTCACGGCGAGCTTCTGCCCCAGGGGCTCCTTCTCTGGAACTGGGACACCGAGGGCGACGCCTACGGCGGCTGGATCACCAGGCCCGAATCGGAATCCGCAGTTCTGGAGGCGGGCGAAGCCCTTGGCGCTGAAATCCGCACAGGCGACCAGCCCTTCTGA
- a CDS encoding cation-transporting P-type ATPase: protein MDFFTGRLWHHLSSTETLETFETDPDKGLDRFQVQRRAAEFGPNALTTRKGKTRLERLLLQFHILRILLVGGTLLLAGAEIMAMAVLAFLVVEFEKSMRMRKL, encoded by the coding sequence ATGGATTTTTTCACCGGCAGACTCTGGCATCATCTCTCTTCCACGGAAACCCTGGAAACTTTCGAGACCGATCCGGACAAGGGGCTGGACCGTTTTCAGGTGCAGCGCCGGGCGGCCGAATTCGGCCCCAACGCCCTCACCACCAGAAAGGGTAAGACCAGACTTGAACGTCTGCTGCTCCAGTTCCATATTCTGCGCATCCTGCTGGTAGGCGGCACCCTGCTGCTGGCCGGGGCCGAGATCATGGCTATGGCCGTTCTGGCCTTTCTGGTAGTGGAATTCGAAAAGAGCATGCGCATGCGGAAATTGTAA
- a CDS encoding type III pantothenate kinase produces MTHSRTALLFDVGNTNIKLCLADAKGMGRSYTLPSSNRETADSLGLAVSTICAREGVQPDAVDRWVLSSVVPPLNSLLSAACARFFSCPALFVPGDIPLPLENRYARPQEVGADRLLGGFAARTLFDDPELIVVDFGTATTFDCVRDNAYLGGLICPGVLSSVTALGTQTAKLPHISLEFDGDELDIGTSTRQSLNHGVLFGFAAMLEGLTARLKKRLPRARVIATGGFAPQMAALTSCIDNLAPDLLMQGLMAVCFNHSPDTSREQS; encoded by the coding sequence ATGACGCATTCGCGGACCGCGCTCCTTTTCGACGTGGGCAACACCAACATCAAGCTGTGTCTGGCTGATGCGAAGGGCATGGGCCGCTCCTACACCCTGCCTTCCTCCAACCGGGAAACGGCCGATTCTCTGGGTCTGGCCGTCAGCACCATCTGCGCCAGGGAAGGCGTGCAGCCGGACGCCGTGGACCGCTGGGTGCTGTCCTCTGTGGTGCCGCCCCTGAACAGCCTGCTCTCGGCGGCCTGCGCCCGTTTTTTTTCCTGCCCGGCCCTGTTCGTGCCCGGAGATATCCCCCTGCCCCTCGAAAACCGCTACGCCAGACCCCAGGAAGTGGGCGCGGACCGGCTGCTGGGCGGATTCGCGGCGCGGACGCTCTTCGACGACCCGGAGCTCATCGTGGTGGATTTCGGCACCGCCACCACCTTCGACTGCGTACGCGACAACGCCTATCTGGGCGGCCTCATCTGTCCGGGCGTGCTCAGTTCCGTCACGGCTCTGGGCACCCAGACCGCCAAGCTGCCGCACATCAGTCTGGAGTTCGACGGCGATGAACTGGACATCGGCACCTCCACCCGGCAGAGTCTAAATCACGGCGTCCTGTTCGGGTTCGCCGCCATGCTGGAGGGCCTCACCGCGCGTCTGAAAAAGCGTCTGCCACGGGCGCGGGTCATCGCCACGGGCGGCTTCGCGCCGCAGATGGCGGCCCTGACCTCCTGTATCGACAATCTGGCTCCGGACCTGCTCATGCAGGGTCTCATGGCCGTCTGTTTCAACCATTCACCGGATACATCCAGGGAGCAATCATGA
- the eno gene encoding phosphopyruvate hydratase, with protein sequence MSTITGIWAREILDSRGNPTVEVEVTLESGATGRAAVPSGASTGAREALELRDGDASRYGGKGVEQAVKNVMEEISAEVVGLDATRQVDVDQALIDLDGTENKSRLGANAMLGVSMATAKAASEFLGLPLYRYLGGINAKVLPAPMMNIINGGAHAANNLDIQEFMILPLGAESFREALRMGAETFHALKKILHKDGLATSVGDEGGFAPNLAGHEQAFQYIVKAIEEAGYTPGSQIALGIDAAASEFLQDGKYRFAGENKVFTARELTDYYADLAEKFPIVSIEDGLAEGDWEGWEVLSEVLGDRMQLVGDDIFVTNPTLLADGIMRGVGNAILIKLNQIGTLTETMDCIEMAKEAAYATVISHRSGETEDSFIADLAVAVNAGQIKTGSLCRSDRMAKYNQLLRIEEDLDAQAVYFGPAMAANWFDE encoded by the coding sequence ATGAGTACGATCACAGGCATTTGGGCCAGGGAAATTCTGGATTCCAGAGGCAACCCCACGGTCGAGGTGGAAGTCACCCTCGAATCCGGCGCCACGGGCCGGGCGGCCGTGCCTTCGGGCGCCTCCACCGGAGCCCGCGAGGCCCTCGAACTGCGCGACGGCGACGCGAGCCGCTACGGCGGCAAGGGCGTGGAACAGGCCGTGAAAAACGTGATGGAAGAAATTTCAGCGGAAGTGGTCGGACTGGACGCCACGCGCCAGGTGGACGTGGATCAGGCCCTCATCGACCTGGACGGCACGGAGAACAAGTCCCGCCTGGGAGCCAACGCCATGCTCGGCGTATCCATGGCCACGGCCAAGGCCGCCTCGGAATTCCTGGGTCTGCCCCTGTACAGGTATCTGGGCGGCATCAACGCCAAGGTCCTGCCCGCGCCGATGATGAACATCATCAACGGCGGGGCGCACGCAGCCAACAATCTGGACATCCAGGAATTCATGATCCTGCCCCTGGGCGCGGAAAGCTTCCGGGAGGCCCTGCGCATGGGCGCGGAAACCTTTCATGCCCTGAAGAAAATCCTGCACAAGGATGGTCTGGCCACCTCCGTGGGCGACGAAGGCGGCTTCGCCCCCAATCTGGCCGGACACGAGCAGGCGTTTCAGTACATCGTCAAGGCCATTGAAGAGGCCGGGTACACGCCGGGCAGCCAGATCGCCCTGGGCATTGACGCCGCGGCCTCGGAATTCCTGCAGGACGGCAAATACCGCTTCGCCGGAGAAAACAAGGTCTTCACGGCCCGCGAACTGACGGATTACTACGCCGATCTGGCCGAAAAGTTTCCCATCGTGTCCATCGAAGACGGTTTGGCCGAAGGCGACTGGGAGGGCTGGGAAGTGCTCTCCGAGGTGCTGGGCGACCGGATGCAGCTGGTAGGCGACGACATCTTCGTCACCAATCCGACCCTTCTGGCCGACGGCATCATGCGCGGCGTGGGCAACGCCATCCTAATCAAGCTGAACCAGATCGGCACCCTGACGGAAACCATGGACTGCATCGAAATGGCCAAGGAAGCCGCCTACGCCACGGTCATCTCCCATCGCTCCGGCGAAACCGAGGACAGCTTCATCGCCGACCTGGCCGTGGCCGTGAACGCCGGGCAGATCAAAACCGGCTCCCTGTGCCGCTCGGACCGCATGGCCAAGTACAACCAGCTCCTGCGCATCGAGGAGGATCTGGACGCTCAGGCCGTGTACTTCGGACCGGCCATGGCTGCCAACTGGTTTGACGAGTAA
- a CDS encoding alpha-hydroxy-acid oxidizing protein: MQSVRDTARELMRGYCRVCPVCNGRVCAGEVPGMGGLGTGAAFQANITALDRKKLVMRLVHDVTAPELSLSLLGLDLSLPVLAAPIGGVAFNMGGKRTEEEYIKAIVDGCVRAGTTGCTGDGVPPEILDSGLAAVASAGGMGIPFIKPWEDEELFRKIDKARQSGARIMGMDIDAAGLVTLRKMGRPVSPKPVSALREVIRRADRPFIIKGVMCVEDAELALEAGAQAIVVSNHGGRVLDQTPGGADVLPGIAARMKGHLVILADGGVRSGVDVLKMLALGADAVLIGRPFSVAAVGGLADGVAMYVEKLRTELLQAMVMTGTASVRSVSPDILVDGACAG; this comes from the coding sequence ATGCAAAGCGTTCGGGATACGGCGCGTGAACTCATGAGAGGTTACTGCCGGGTCTGCCCGGTCTGCAACGGCCGGGTCTGTGCCGGAGAGGTGCCGGGCATGGGCGGCCTGGGCACGGGAGCGGCCTTTCAGGCCAACATCACGGCCCTGGACAGGAAAAAACTGGTCATGCGTCTGGTGCACGATGTCACCGCACCGGAGCTGAGCCTCTCCCTGCTGGGGCTTGATCTGTCCCTGCCGGTGCTGGCCGCGCCTATCGGCGGCGTGGCTTTCAACATGGGCGGCAAGCGCACCGAAGAGGAATATATCAAGGCCATTGTGGATGGCTGCGTCCGGGCCGGAACCACAGGCTGTACCGGAGACGGCGTGCCGCCCGAGATTCTCGACTCCGGTCTGGCCGCCGTGGCCTCCGCCGGCGGGATGGGCATCCCGTTCATCAAGCCGTGGGAAGACGAGGAACTGTTCCGGAAGATAGACAAGGCAAGGCAAAGCGGCGCCAGAATCATGGGCATGGACATCGACGCCGCCGGGCTGGTGACGCTGCGCAAGATGGGTCGTCCGGTATCGCCCAAGCCTGTCTCTGCCCTGCGGGAAGTCATCCGGCGGGCGGACCGGCCGTTCATCATCAAGGGCGTCATGTGCGTGGAAGACGCGGAGCTGGCTCTGGAAGCCGGGGCTCAGGCCATTGTGGTTTCCAATCACGGCGGCCGGGTGCTGGACCAGACGCCGGGCGGGGCGGACGTGTTGCCGGGGATCGCGGCCCGGATGAAGGGCCACCTCGTGATTCTGGCAGACGGCGGGGTGCGCTCGGGCGTGGATGTGCTGAAGATGCTGGCCCTGGGCGCGGATGCGGTGCTCATCGGGCGGCCGTTCAGTGTCGCTGCCGTGGGCGGTCTGGCCGACGGCGTGGCCATGTATGTGGAAAAGCTGCGCACGGAACTGCTGCAGGCCATGGTCATGACCGGTACGGCCTCGGTGCGTTCGGTTTCGCCGGACATTCTCGTGGACGGGGCGTGCGCCGGGTAG